One window of the Populus trichocarpa isolate Nisqually-1 chromosome 9, P.trichocarpa_v4.1, whole genome shotgun sequence genome contains the following:
- the LOC18102068 gene encoding protein CHLOROPLAST IMPORT APPARATUS 2 has translation MEILMLWMKLEGILGIEDDERLSSDNMYGLVGWDFMDSEEYPTVEDEEGSEMFRFDDSRSSFFEFEDSHYSTGKVIKEESLGFWDGDEKRVSLNLNLNYQEVLDAWSDRGSLLADDYSLSMESTCYYKGEVPVMEEDRTRREASVLRYKEKRQTRLFSKKIRYPVSSNHLGGL, from the exons ATGGAGATATTGATGTTATGGATGAAATTGGAAGGGATTTTGGgaattgaagatgatgaaaggTTGTCAAGTGATAACATGTATGGTCTAGTTGGTTGGGATTTTATGGACTCAGAGGAGTATCCAActgttgaagatgaagaaggatCAGAAATGTTTAGGTTTGATGATAGCAGAAGCAGTTTCTTTGAGTTTGAAGACAGCCATTATAGTACTGGTAAGGTTATAAAGGAAGAGAGTCTTGGATTTTGGGATGGAGATGAGAAGAGAGTGTCTTTGAACTTGAACTTGAATTATCAAGAGGTCTTGGATGCATGGTCTGATCGTGGGTCACTTTTGGCCGATGATTACTCTCTTTCCATGGAAAGCACTTGCTATTAT AAGGGAGAGGTGCCGGTGATGGAAGAAGATAGGACAAGAAGGGAAGCGAGTGTGCTTAGATACAAAGAGAAGCGCCAGACTAGACTGTTCTCTAAGAAGATAAGATATCCAGTATCaagtaaccatctaggtggtctataa
- the LOC7478784 gene encoding UDP-glycosyltransferase 87A2, giving the protein MSKSNQVVILSSSKSLLTAHHVRVLVLLAFDCFRSTTNYGQRTPSVQIILDIQMDSNMDAVDQRSTTNCHVLAVPYPGRGHVNPMMNLCKLLSSKKHDILFTFVVTEEWLGFIGSDTKPSNIRFASIPNVIPSELVRGADFPGFYEAVMTKMEGPFERLLDQLDPPVTTIIADAELLWAITIANKRNIPVATLCTLSATVFSILYHFAHIKDLQKLANLLDDGEEIVDSIQGISSKHVLDLRTIFNGGEVRVMQLTLESISWVPRAQYLLINSVYELESQALDALKAKVHLPIYPVGPSIPYFELKDNYCVTAGSDSTNYFQWLDSQPTGSVLYVSLGSFFSISSKQMDEIASGLRNSGVRYLWVARGEALRLKESCGEKGIVVPWCDQLQVLCHSSVGGFWTHCGWNSSLEAVFAGIPMLSLPLFFDQVPNSKQIVENWRIGWQMKKDEGTKILVKGEEIAALVQRFMDTENSEGKDMRRRAKMLQQLCGQAIAKDGSSDKNLDAFIRDIS; this is encoded by the exons atgtcaaaatcaaatcaagtggTGATATTGTCATCTTCTAAATCTCTTTTAACTGCACATCATGTGCGAGTCCTTGTCTTGCTAGCCTTTGATTGCTTCCGTTCTACTACAAATTATGGACAGAGAACACCTTCCGTTCAAATCATTCTAGATATACAGATGGACTCTAACATGGACGCCGTTGACCAGCGATCAACAACCAACTGCCATGTGTTAGCAGTGCCCTATCCTGGCAGAGGCCATGTCAACCCCATGATGAATCTCTGCAAGTTACTATCTTCAAAGAAACATGATATTCTCTTCACTTTTGTTGTTACTGAAGAGTGGCTTGGATTCATTGGCTCTGATACTAAACCCAGCAACATTAGATTTGCCTCGATACCAAATGTCATCCCTTCTGAACTAGTCCGAGGAGCTGATTTTCCTGGATTCTATGAGGCTGTGATGACAAAGATGGAAGGTCCATTTGAACGGCTACTTGATCAGCTTGACCCGCCAGTGACTACTATCATAGCCGATGCTGAGTTACTATGGGCAATCACCATTGCAAACAAGAGAAATATTCCAGTGGCCACTCTTTGCACTTTGTCAGCAACCGTATTTTCAATATTGTATCATTTTGCTCACATAAAAGACCTGCAAAAGCTAGCCAATTTGTTAG ATGATGGAGAAGAGATTGTGGACAGCATTCAAGGAATTTCTTCAAAGCATGTATTAGACCTTCGAACAATCTTCAATGGAGGCGAGGTACGAGTTATGCAGCTTACTTTGGAAAGCATTTCATGGGTGCCAAGAGCACAATATCTTCTAATCAACTCCGTCTACGAGCTTGAATCCCAAGCCCTCGACGCACTAAAAGCAAAAGTACATTTACCAATCTATCCAGTTGGTCCTTCCATACCTTACTTTGAACTTAAGGACAACTATTGTGTCACCGCAGGTTCTGATAGCACCAACTATTTCCAATGGCTGGATTCCCAACCTACAGGCTCTGTTTTGTATGTATCATTAGGaagtttcttttcaatttccaGCAAGCAAATGGATGAAATTGCTTCTGGGTTGAGAAATAGTGGTGTTAGATATTTGTGGGTGGCTCGTGGAGAAGCTTTACGGCTAAAAGAGAGTTGTGGTGAAAAGGGGATAGTGGTCCCATGGTGTGACCAGTTGCAGGTCTTGTGTCATTCTTCTGTAGGGGGATTTTGGACACATTGTGGGTGGAATTCGAGTCTTGAAGCTGTTTTTGCAGGGATTCCAATGCTTTCTCTCCCTTTATTTTTCGATCAGGTTCCCAATAGTAAGCAGATTGTTGAAAACTGGAGAATTGGGTGGCAAATGAAGAAAGATGAGGGGACTAaaattttggttaaaggagagGAAATTGCAGCGCTTGTGCAAAGGTTTATGGATACGGAGAACAGTGAGGGGAAGGATATGAGAAGAAGAGCGAAAATGCTTCAGCAACTGTGCGGGCAAGCAATAGCAAAAGACGGATCTTCTGATAAAAACCTTGATGCTTTTATCAGAGATATTTCATAA
- the LOC18102069 gene encoding UDP-glycosyltransferase 87A1, with protein sequence MGYIYREAAAGCHVVAMPYPGRGQINPMMELCKSLVRRKDDIRVTFVVTEEWLSFIGSDPKPDQISFSTIPNVVPSELVRASNMLEFFEALMTNMEAPFERFLDHLVQPPAVIIADTYLLWAVRVGNRKNIPVASFWPMSVNVFLMFHYLDLLRENGQFLVDLLERGYERADYIPGVSSTSLVDFPSFINGSNPYMLGRIVEVFSWVPKAQYLLFPSIYELEPQAIDAIKAGFSFPVYTVGPSIPYSKLEDGSHTITAHGDIDYLRWLDDQPSKSVLYISMGSFLSFSSAQMDEIAGGLHDSGVRYLWVARGETSRLKEVCGDKGLVVPWCDQLRVLCHPSVGGFWTHCGWNSVREGVFAGVPFLTYLISADQRPNSKLIVEDWKVGWRVEKEYRVENLVRREEIGGLVRDFMDLDSNEGKEMRRRVKGFQEICQQAVAEPRGCKRGQLPLHFFLKYFLY encoded by the exons ATGGGATACATTTACAGGGAAGCAGCCGCCGGGTGTCACGTGGTGGCGATGCCCTATCCAGGTCGAGGCCAAATCAATCCCATGATGGAACTATGCAAGTCACTTGTTAGAAGAAAAGATGACATCCGTGTTACTTTTGTAGTCACTGAAGAGTGGCTAAGTTTCATCGGTTCTGATCCTAAGCCTGATCAAATAAGCTTCAGCACTATTCCCAATGTTGTCCCGTCTGAGCTAGTTCGCGCTAGCAACATGCTAGAGTTCTTTGAAGCGCTCATGACAAACATGGAAGCTCCGTTTGAGCGATTTTTGGATCATCTTGTGCAGCCGCCGGCTGTCATAATAGCTGATACATATCTGCTCTGGGCTGTCAGGGTCGGGAATCGGAAGAATATTCCAGTGGCCTCATTTTGGCCTATGTctgttaatgtgtttttaatgtTTCATTATTTGGATCTTCTCAGGGAAAATGGACAATTCCTAGTGGATTTGTTAG AGAGAGGGTATGAACGTGCGGACTACATTCCAGGAGTTTCTTCAACAAGTCTGGTGGATTTCCCTTCCTTCATTAATGGGAGCAACCCATACATGTTGGGTCGGATTGTGGAGGTATTCTCATGGGTGCCTAAAGCACAATATCTTTTATTCCCTTCCATCTATGAGCTCGAACCCCAGGCCATTGATGCTATAAAAGCAGGATTCTCCTTTCCTGTCTATACTGTTGGTCCTTCAATACCGTACTCGAAACTTGAAGATGGATCTCATACGATTACTGCACATGGTGACATTGACTACTTGAGATGGTTAGATGACCAACCTAGTAAATCCGTTCTGTACATTTCCATGGGGagctttctttcattttccagTGCCCAAATGGATGAAATTGCTGGCGGTTTGCATGATAGTGGTGTTCGATACTTATGGGTGGCTCGTGGAGAAACTTCTAGGTTGAAAGAGGTTTGCGGTGATAAGGGATTAGTAGTGCCCTGGTGTGACCAGCTGAGGGTGTTGTGCCATCCATCTGTAGGAGGATTTTGGACGCATTGTGGGTGGAATTCTGTTCGAGAAGGTGTTTTTGCAGGTGTTCCTTTCCTCACTTACCTAATTTCTGCAGATCAACGCCCAAACAGCAAGTTAATCGTGGAGGACTGGAAGGTTGGCTGGAGAGTGGAGAAAGAGTATAGGGTTGAAAATCTTGTGAGAAGGGAGGAAATTGGAGGACTTGTGCGGGATTTTATGGATTTGGATAGCAATGAAGGAAAAGAGATGAGGAGGAGAGTGAAAGGATTTCAGGAGATATGCCAACAAGCAGTGGCGGAGCCACGTGGGTGCAAAAGGGGACAATTgccccttcatttttttttaaagtattttctatattag
- the LOC7454833 gene encoding uncharacterized protein LOC7454833 isoform X1, with translation MATDATTTKFQNPTDFRPDFHSEKISSATSYDGLHFWQYMISGSIAGLVEHMAMFPVDTVKTHMQAIGSCPIKSVSVTHVLNSLLESGGPSSLYRGIAAMALGAGPAHAVHFSVYEVCKKHLSRDNPNSSIAHAISGVCATVASDAVFTPMDMVKQRLQLGSDSVYKGVRDCVKRVVREEGFGAFYASYRTTVLMNAPFTAVYFATYEAAKKGLMEISPESANDENWVLHATAGAAAGALAAAITTPLDVVKTQLQCQGVCGCDRFKSGSIGDVIKTIVKKDGYRGLIRGWIPRMLFHAPAAAISWSTYEASKSFFQELNDNSNSDNVT, from the exons ATGGCCACCGATGCCACCACCACCAAATTCCAAAACCCCACCGATTTCCGCCCCGATTTCCATTCGGAGAAAATCTCCTCCGCAACCTCTTACGACGGTCTCCATTTTTGGCAATACATGATTTCCGGTTCAATAGCCGGTCTTGTAGAACACATGGCCATGTTCCCTGTTGACACAGTCAAGACCCATATGCAAGCAATCGGGTCTTGCCCCATTAAATCTGTTAGTGTAACCCACGTCCTCAATTCCCTTCTCGAATCCGGAGGCCCTTCTTCCCTTTACCGTGGCATTGCCGCCATGGCTCTTGGCGCTGGTCCTGCCCACGCTGTCCATTTTTCAGTTTATGAAGTCTGCAAGAAACATTTGTCGCGAGACAACCCAAATAGTTCAATTGCTCACGCCATTTCTGGTGTTTGTGCAACGGTTGCTAGCGATGCGGTTTTTACACCAATGGATATGGTAAAGCAGAGATTGCAATTGGGGAGTGATAGTGTTTATAAGGGTGTTCGGGATTGTGTTAAGAGGGTGGTGAGAGAAGAGGGGTTTGGTGCGTTTTATGCTTCGTATAGGACGACTGTTTTGATGAATGCTCCATTTACTGCGGTTTATTTTGCAACATATGAGGCTGCGAAGAAGGGCTTGATGGAGATTTCTCCTGAGAGTGCTAATGATGAGAACTGGGTTCTTCATGCTACTGCTGGTGCTGCAGCTGGAGCATTGGCGGCTGCTATTACCACACCACTCGATGTTGTTAAAACTCAGTTGCAGTGTCAG GGTGTTTGTGGGTGCGACAGATTTAAAAGTGGTTCAATTGGAGATGTGATTAAAACAATAGTTAAAAAGGATGGTTACAGAGGCCTCATAAGAGGTTGGATCCCAAGGATGCTCTTCCATGCACCAGCCGCAGCAATCTCCTGGTCTACATACGAGGCCTCAAAATCTTTCTTTCAGGAACTCAATGATAATAGTAACAGTGACAATGTCACTTGA
- the LOC7454833 gene encoding uncharacterized protein LOC7454833 isoform X2 has product MATDATTTKFQNPTDFRPDFHSEKISSATSYDGLHFWQYMISGSIAGLVEHMAMFPVDTVKTHMQAIGSCPIKSVSVTHVLNSLLESGGPSSLYRGIAAMALGAGPAHAVHFSVYEVCKKHLSRDNPNSSIAHAISGVCATVASDAVFTPMDMVKQRLQLGSDSVYKGVRDCVKRVVREEGFGAFYASYRTTVLMNAPFTAVYFATYEAAKKGLMEISPESANDENWVLHATAGAAAGALAAAITTPLDVVKTQLQCQELVMPLPLMM; this is encoded by the exons ATGGCCACCGATGCCACCACCACCAAATTCCAAAACCCCACCGATTTCCGCCCCGATTTCCATTCGGAGAAAATCTCCTCCGCAACCTCTTACGACGGTCTCCATTTTTGGCAATACATGATTTCCGGTTCAATAGCCGGTCTTGTAGAACACATGGCCATGTTCCCTGTTGACACAGTCAAGACCCATATGCAAGCAATCGGGTCTTGCCCCATTAAATCTGTTAGTGTAACCCACGTCCTCAATTCCCTTCTCGAATCCGGAGGCCCTTCTTCCCTTTACCGTGGCATTGCCGCCATGGCTCTTGGCGCTGGTCCTGCCCACGCTGTCCATTTTTCAGTTTATGAAGTCTGCAAGAAACATTTGTCGCGAGACAACCCAAATAGTTCAATTGCTCACGCCATTTCTGGTGTTTGTGCAACGGTTGCTAGCGATGCGGTTTTTACACCAATGGATATGGTAAAGCAGAGATTGCAATTGGGGAGTGATAGTGTTTATAAGGGTGTTCGGGATTGTGTTAAGAGGGTGGTGAGAGAAGAGGGGTTTGGTGCGTTTTATGCTTCGTATAGGACGACTGTTTTGATGAATGCTCCATTTACTGCGGTTTATTTTGCAACATATGAGGCTGCGAAGAAGGGCTTGATGGAGATTTCTCCTGAGAGTGCTAATGATGAGAACTGGGTTCTTCATGCTACTGCTGGTGCTGCAGCTGGAGCATTGGCGGCTGCTATTACCACACCACTCGATGTTGTTAAAACTCAGTTGCAGTGTCAG GAACTTGTTATGCCTCTTCCACTAATGATGTAA
- the LOC7454837 gene encoding protein FLX-like 1 isoform X2: MSAELVRVRTDVQKLTVQRQDMTAQLKEMNSEIVKAKTETQQVGVIKEEIETVQQEIQRGRSAIEYEKKTRAFNLEQEKVLEKNRILLVREIEKLRTELANSEKRARAAAAAGNPSPGYGRNYGSAEVRYGGSSYPDPIGLQQVQIGGSDSVPTFSSGAMSNGHHDTAHR; this comes from the exons ATGAGTGCCGAACTTGTTCGGGTAAGAACGGATGTACAGAAACTTACTGTGCAACGGCAGGATATGACTGCACAATTGAAGGAGATGAATAGTGAAATTGTTAAGGCTAAAACGGAAACGCAGCAGGTGGGTGTTATTAAAGAGGAGATTGAAACTGTACAGCAAGAGATTCAAAGAGGAAG GTCTGCTATTGAATATGAGAAGAAAACACGGGCATTTAATCTTGAGCAAGAAAAGGTGTTGGAGAAAAATAGGATTCTTTTGGTTCGAGAAATTGAGAAACTTCGCACTGAGTTGGCCAATTCAGAGAAAAGAGCAAGGGCGGCAGCCGCGGCAGGGAACCCAA GTCCTGGATACGGTAGAAACTATGGCAGCGCTGAAGTGAGATATGGAGGAAGTTCATATCCTGATCCTATTGGCCTGCAGCAG GTTCAGATTGGTGGTAGTGATTCTGTTCCTACATTTTCATCTGGAGCAATGTCTAATGGCCACCATGACACTGCACATAGATGA
- the LOC7454837 gene encoding protein FLX-like 1 isoform X1: MSAELVRVRTDVQKLTVQRQDMTAQLKEMNSEIVKAKTETQQVGVIKEEIETVQQEIQRGRSAIEYEKKTRAFNLEQEKVLEKNRILLVREIEKLRTELANSEKRARAAAAAGNPSPGYGRNYGSAEVRYGGSSYPDPIGLQQVKKSSSVKRYMYRNYLDKHCSSFLYQRRKKGTRNLS; encoded by the exons ATGAGTGCCGAACTTGTTCGGGTAAGAACGGATGTACAGAAACTTACTGTGCAACGGCAGGATATGACTGCACAATTGAAGGAGATGAATAGTGAAATTGTTAAGGCTAAAACGGAAACGCAGCAGGTGGGTGTTATTAAAGAGGAGATTGAAACTGTACAGCAAGAGATTCAAAGAGGAAG GTCTGCTATTGAATATGAGAAGAAAACACGGGCATTTAATCTTGAGCAAGAAAAGGTGTTGGAGAAAAATAGGATTCTTTTGGTTCGAGAAATTGAGAAACTTCGCACTGAGTTGGCCAATTCAGAGAAAAGAGCAAGGGCGGCAGCCGCGGCAGGGAACCCAA GTCCTGGATACGGTAGAAACTATGGCAGCGCTGAAGTGAGATATGGAGGAAGTTCATATCCTGATCCTATTGGCCTGCAGCAG GTGAAGAAAAGTAGCTCTGTGAAGCGATACATGTACAGAAACTATTTGGACAAGCATTGTAGCTCTTTTCTGTATCAACGAAGAAAAAAGGGAACAAGGAATCTTAGCTGA
- the LOC7478786 gene encoding LOB domain-containing protein 12: MGGSSPCASCKLLRRRCAKDCIFAPYFPSDDPHKFAIVHKVFGASNVSKMLQEIPFHQRVDAVSSLVYEANARVRDPVYGCVGAISYLQNQVSQLQIQLAATQAEMNCIQMQQEPTLPTQLDQDEKALLLASSNNFNNIPQYFNFASSSNVIQDPLKRESLWT, from the exons ATGGGGGGTTCTTCACCATGTGCATCCTGCAAACTGCTAAGGCGCCGGTGCGCCAAAGACTGCATCTTCGCCCCTTACTTTCCTTCTGACGATCCCCATAAGTTTGCCATTGTTCACAAGGTCTTCGGTGCTAGTAATGTTAGCAAAATGTTGCAG GAGATTCCATTTCATCAGAGAGTAGATGCTGTGAGCAGTTTAGTTTATGAAGCAAATGCAAGAGTGCGAGACCCAGTCTATGGATGTGTTGGTGCAATATCTTACTTACAAAATCAAGTATCACAGTTGCAAATACAACTTGCAGCTACTCAAGCAGAGATGAATTGCATCCAGATGCAACAAGAGCCTACCTTACCAACCCAGCTAGATCAAGATGAGAAGGCACTTCTTTTAGCCAGTAGTAATAACTTCAATAACATTCCTCAATATTTTAACTTTGCCTCTTCTAGCAATGTAATCCAAGACCCTCTTAAGAGAGAGTCTCTCTGGACTTGA
- the LOC7454834 gene encoding UDP-glycosyltransferase 87A1 has protein sequence MDAVTVKPTYSCHVVAIPYPGRGHVNPLMNFCNILASKKPDTLITFVVTEEWLGFISSSSNSSPSNLQFGSIPNVIPSELVRNADPIGFIEAVFTKMETPFEELLDSFHQPLRPTLIVTDAFLFWAIGVGNRRNIPVASFFPMSSTVFSVFYHLDLLAQHGHFPVDLSEKGNEIVDYIPGVSPLRLLDLPSFIFASNQYTLHRILDLISWIPKARYLLFPSIYELESQVIKALKYKISIPVYTIGPAIPDLKLRDNSFSSSNNNELNILQWLDCQPESSVLYVSLGSHVAVSSAQMDEIAAGLCDSGVRFLWVARDKTSRLRQVCGDMGLVETWCDQLKVLCHSSVGGFWTHCGWNSVKEGIFAGVPFLTFPIVADQLTHSKVIVEDWKIGWRMKKEVVAKTLVAREEIAGLVQKFMDLERAEVKEMRRRSRELQQVCEHAIAEGGTSEIDINAFIRDISE, from the exons ATGGATGCTGTTACCGTTAAACCAACCTATAGCTGCCACGTAGTGGCCATACCTTATCCAGGTCGAGGCCACGTAAACCCCTTGATGAACTTCTGCAACATACTTGCATCAAAAAAACCAGACACTCTGATAACCTTTGTAGTCACTGAAGAATGGCTTGGCTTCATTAGCTCCAGTTCTAACAGCAGCCCCAGTAACCTCCAATTTGGTTCCATACCCAACGTTATTCCATCAGAGCTGGTCCGCAACGCTGATCCAATTGGGTTCATTGAAGCTGTCTTCACTAAGATGGAGACTCCATTTGAGGAGCTTCTTGATAGTTTTCATCAGCCTTTGAGGCCTACTCTTATAGTGACCGATGCTTTCCTGTTTTGGGCGATTGGTGTCGGGAATCGAAGGAATATTCCGGTGGCTTCATTTTTTCCTATGTCTTCGACAGTGTTTTCTGTGTTTTATCATCTTGATCTTCTTGCACAACATGGACACTTCCCCGTGGACTTGTCAG AAAAGGGTAATGAAATAGTGGATTACATCCCCGGAGTTTCTCCATTACGTCTACTGGATCTCCCATCCTTCATATTTGCAAGCAACCAATATACACTTCACCGAATCTTGGACCTTATTTCGTGGATTCCTAAAGCACGGTACCTCTTATTTCCGTCAATTTATGAGCTTGAATCTCAAGTTATAAAggctttaaaatataaaatttcaattcccGTTTATACCATTGGTCCTGCCATACCTGACTTGAAACTTAGAGACAATTCTTTTTCAAGTAGCAATAACAATGAACTCAACATTCTACAATGGCTAGATTGCCAACCTGAAAGTTCAGTTCTGTATGTGTCTTTGGGAAGCCATGTTGCAGTTTCAAGTGCACAAATGGATGAGATTGCAGCTGGTTTGTGTGATAGTGGTGTCCGATTCTTGTGGGTGGCACGCGATAAAACTTCTAGGTTGAGACAGGTTTGTGGTGATATGGGGTTGGTAGAAACATGGTGTGACCAGTTGAAAGTGTTGTGCCATTCTTCTGTGGGGGGGTTTTGGACACATTGCGGGTGGAATTCTGTTAAAGAAGGTATTTTTGCTGGTGTGCCTTTTCTTACCTTCCCTATAGTTGCTGACCAACTGACTCATAGTAAGGTAATTGTGGAGGATTGGAAGATAGGTTGGAGAATGAAGAAAGAGGTGGTAGCCAAAACTTTGGTGGCAAGAGAGGAAATTGCAGGGCTTGTGCAGAAATTTATGGATTTAGAAAGAGCTGAAGTCAAAGAAATGAGGAGAAGATCAAGAGAGCTTCAACAAGTATGTGAACATGCAATTGCTGAAGGTGGAACTTCTGAGATTGACATTAATGCCTTCATCCGGGACATATCAGAATGA
- the LOC7454836 gene encoding egg cell-secreted protein 1.1, with protein MAFNLMLFLLVAFSACCSSLDCNKATATATARPLASASNLTVRLKLDEESSSCWDSLIQLQACTGEIILFFLNGETQLGHSCCQALHTIGEHCWTNMIDTLGFTTEEGQILEGYCDKATDSKDPYAPSVTNVVPKQPLLP; from the coding sequence ATGGCTTTTAATCTCATGCTCTTTCTCTTGGTTGCTTTCTCTGCATGCTGCAGCAGCTTGGACTGCAACAAGGCCACAGCCACGGCCACGGCCCGACCATTAGCCTCAGCCTCGAACCTTACGGTTCGCTTGAAATTAGATGAAGAGTCATCAAGTTGCTGGGACTCTTTGATTCAGCTCCAAGCATGCACTGGGGAgatcattctttttttcctcaacGGAGAGACTCAACTAGGCCATAGCTGTTGCCAGGCTCTGCATACAATTGGTGAACATTGCTGGACTAACATGATTGATACACTCGGGTTTACCACTGAAGAGGGCCAAATACTTGAAGGCTACTGCGATAAAGCTACCGATTCCAAAGATCCATATGCACCATCTGTAACTAATGTTGTTCCAAAGCAACCTTTGCTTCCTTGA